The Cloeon dipterum chromosome X, ieCloDipt1.1, whole genome shotgun sequence genome includes a window with the following:
- the LOC135947081 gene encoding Krueppel-like factor 16, with protein sequence MCIMSAAAESVQQATSIFRPWDERGPDRVHGATSSQAETVQPPKTENSSQSPVPTPSPVSLPSTADLYAELSRADLARLGLVCPADLARLRARKQRPKKYRCPHCNVAFSNNGQLRGHIRIHTGERPFQCPHEGCGKAFTRNEELTRHRRIHSGVRPFPCATCGKRFGRKDHLKKHARTHQKALQQAAAHHSLAAAAAAFFPPALLLPSAAFFAPQPPFPFC encoded by the exons ATGTGCATCATGTCCGCAGCAGCCGAGTCGGTGCAGCAGGCCACCAGCATATTCAGGCCCTGGGACGAGAGGGGCCCCGACAGAGTTCACGGGGCCACCAGTTCTCAAGCGGAGACAGTACAGCCTCCCAAAACTGAAAACTCCAGTCAAA GTCCTGTACCGACACCTTCGCCTGTGTCGCTTCCATCCACGGCCGATTTGTACGCTGAGCTGAGCCGCGCCGACCTCGCCCGCTTGGGCCTTGTCTGCCCTGCCGACCTGGCCAGGCTTAGGGCCCGAAAGCAGAGGCCCAAAAAATATCGCTGTCCACACTGCAACGTTGCCTTCAGCAATAATGGACAACTCAGAGGACACATTAGAATTCACACAG GAGAACGACCGTTCCAATGTCCACACGAGGGCTGCGGCAAAGCGTTTACACGAAACGAAGAGCTGACTCGCCACCGTCGGATCCACTCGGGCGTGCGACCCTTCCCCTGCGCCACCTGTGGAAAACGCTTCGGCCGCAAAGACCACCTGAAGAAGCACGCGCGCACCCACCAGAAGGCTCTGCAGCAGGCGGCCGCCCACCACTcactggccgccgccgcggccgcttTTTTTCCGCCAGCCCTGCTGCTTCCGTCGGCCGCCTTTTTCGCCCCCCAGCCGCCTTTCCCCTTCTGCTGA